TATCGGGAGCTTGCGATTTTGTAAGAAGACCAAAGAATAATAGTGATCCTATAGTTAAAAGGATTTTTAATTTCGATTTTGTTTTCTTTTTCATATAGTTAGTTGCTTTTTCTTTTAAAAATTAGTAATAAAAGTTTTATTATAAAAAAAATCACTATTTTTAAAGAAAACTTAATAAAACTAGATAGAATAATTAAGATTAGTATTTAGGGAAATACTCATTCCATCGATGAGAAACTTTTTGAATAGTTGTTTCATCGGCTTCGACTTCTTTGGGATAGTGAGGCTTCATGAGTGAATTAAGTAAGATCGGGAAGGTATAGTTTGGTCTATGATGGGCGACATTACTAAAACGAACATGTAGATCTGTCGCTGGTGCGAGACGTGTAAATGTTTTCCAAAGAAAATCTTTCGAGCTGGCTAGTGTCTCGTTTAGATTTTCTGTAAGAACAACGAGAGGCCACGAGCTGAGGTCGGGGTGATTTAATAACGCATCAATATTTACTTGTTGTAGTGTAGTTTCTAAAACGAGACAACCAGGACAAAAAGTTCCCATATTAGTGATATTAGGGAGAGATTTTCCCCGATATTTATGTGGAAGATCACGAATTGCGGGGCCTATGCCCATGAAAATAGCTTTAGAGCCTTTATTTAATTTAGGTCCTGTATAATCTAGGGTGTCATTTGATGTTTCCGAAAAGATAATCAAATCACGCTCGGGAACAATGCGTGATAGTATGGTTTCTAGAAGTTTAGGGAAGTTATCGAGATCCACGTGGTGATCTGTAATCATCAGGAATTTTGTTAGCGATAATTGTCCTTCTCCAAGAATCCTTAAAGAGGTTGCTAGGGATTCTTTCCAATAACGCTCTTTAACAACAGCTCCTGTTAATGCATGAAATCCTGCTTCTCCGTAACTTTTTAACTGTCTGACTCCTGGCATGACCATAGGGAATAAAGGCGAGAGGTATTCCTGAAGCTTATTTCCTAAATAGAAATCTTCTTGATAAGGTTTGCCTACGATTGTCGCAGGATAAATAGCGTCTTTTCGATGATAGATCTTCCTACATTTAAATGCTGGGAAGTCATGTTGAAGGCTATAATAACCAAAATGATCTCCGAAAGGGCCTTCAGGCCTACGTTCATTGCAAATACCCTCTCCTATCAGGATAAATTCAGAATCATAAAGTAGGGGATGAGGGGTATCAGGATCATTTTTATAATGCAATTTTGATCCTTGTAAAAATGTACAAAGGAGAAGTTCTGAGATGTTTTCAGGTAAAGGAGCTATTGCAGAAAGTATCAAGAAGGGATTCCCTGATAAAAATACAGTAACCGGAAGGTTTTCATTCTTTTGTTCTGCTTCATAAAAATGCATCCCACCACCTTTTTGGATTTGGAAATGCAAGCCTAAAGTATCGCGATCAAACCTTTGCATGCGATACATTCCTAAGTTAGGAATTTTAGAACTAGGAGATTCCGTATAGACCAAAGGAAGTGTAAGAAAAGCACCCCCATCTTCAGGCCAGCTTGTCAGCATAGGCAACTGATGTAAATCTACAGAAGCCATCTTCTTATGAGGAAATTTTAGGAAACGCGCTTTGCGTAACCCTAGAGATAGCCCTCGAAGTAACAAATTGCGATGTTTCCATAACTGCGATAGCTTAGGAGGAGAAGATAGTAAATGAATGACTTGAGGAATTAAACCTTTAGGGACCTTAGAAAAGATCTGATCTACACGCTTTTGCGTGCCAAAGAGATTGGTAAGAACAGGGAAAGAAGCCCCTTGAACATTATGAAATAAAAGAGCGGGACCCTGATTTTCAATGACCCTACGATGAATCTCAGGGAGCTCCAAATAAGGATCTACAGGAGCAAAGATATCGATAAGGTCGTTTTGGGAACGCAAAAGGGAAACAAGACGTCTTAAGGAAGACATAGCCATTCCCCTTTGTTATAAAGACTATAAGCCTTTGCTTTTAGCTCTTGCGATTACTTTCTCTAAGCCAAGCTTGTCGATAAGACGTAGGGCAGAGGTGGAGATTTTAAGTTTAAGGAACTTGTTCTCTTCTGTAGACCAAAGTCTCTTGGTGATCATATTAGGGAAGAAACGGCGTGGGGTTTTCCCTGTAACTTTTAAACCAATTCCTTTTTTCTTTTTCGCAATACCTCGGATGGTGTAGCTATTGCCACGGCGAGGTCTTTTTCCAGTAAGTGGACACTTTCTTGACATGATTTCCCTACATTAACTTCGTCGTTATCGCAAGAATAAGACATATATAATTGAAAAGAATCCATGTTAGACATTTTCTGATATATCTGAAAGATTTTTTCTTCAAAAAATTTTAATTATAGCTACTTAAAAAGAAAATTTTTCTTGATTTTTCTTAAAATAGTAAGATCTAAATCTTGGAAAAGATATCCGCTATATTTGCGTTGAATGCATCATGAGTCAGGATTTCTTCCACGGAAGGTTTGATCCTGTAAACCCAATTATTTTTTGATACGGTCCCTGGCATATTTATGCGTTCATACTTTAGATTATTGGATACTAAATCGGGACAGAGAGCAAGGTAGTCATTAATTAAATTAATGTGAAAAATAGACGAAGTCTTATGAGACAACGTGAGAATATGTTTTTGATCTTCCTCAGCTAGGACCGGGGTGAAAAACATTCCTAGAAATTGTGCAAATTTTTGAGCTTCTTTCGGAGCGTGCCGCCACCAAAGAGCCAGCGTGTCGGAATCATGCGTAGATAATGAGGTTACTGAAAGTGGGGAATATTCCCCTAGAGGAATAAAGTTTCCATCTCCTTCCCAATTACGCTCCCATCGAGGAATTCTCGTTCCACATATCCCTAGTTTTACTAATGTTTCTTTGACATCAGTAGGTACGCTTCCAAGGTCTTCTCCTATGGGAAGCATACGAGATGCACGTAGAATCTGCGTCAGTATATCCGTTCCCTGGGGGAGATATTCTTTAGGGTCGTCAGGTTGAAATTTTCCATTTCCTGAAGTATCCCACACCCACAAGCGAAAGAGCCCTACGATATGATCCAGCCTGTATAGAGAATAAAAATTTTCTGCATAACGTAGACGAGCTTTCCACCAAGTGTAGTTATCTTGAACAAGGTTATGCATATTATAGATAGGAAGATGCCAGTTTTGCCCTTCTGTATTGTAAATATCTGGAGGGGCTCCAGCAGATCCTGAAGAGGAAAAGAACTGTCTATAATACCAAACATCACAACTATCCTTACTGATAAGGATGGGAAGATCTCCTTTAAGGAAAACGTGGTTATCATCTGCAAAAGCTTTTACCTGGGACATTTGCTGAAAGCAGAGATATTGCAGATAGGAAAAAAAGCTGCACTCATCTTGAAATTGTTTTTCAAATTCCGTGAAGTTCTTAATGTCTGTGTAGGCTTTGGGCCAGTTGTTTACTGGGGCTCCTTTTAGGTGGTATTTAATAGAGCGAAATACTGTGTAGGGGCGTAGCCAATACTTTTCCTTTTCACAAAAAATTTCGAAATCTTCGTCTTTTAAAGCTCCGATTTTGACGACATATTGGTAATAGTCACGGAGGAACTCCCATTTAGCAGCTTTGACTTGTGGATAATGTACGTAGGGCAGTTTAGAGAGCTGCTGCATAGTTCTTAGCTTAGCATTCGCATAGGCAACTGATTGGGCATGGGGAAGGCTTGCTAAGGAAAGATACAGGGGGTTGAGTGCTACTGAAGATATGCTATTGTACGGGCTGCTATCTTCACCGCTATCGTTAATAGGAAGAATTTGTATGATTTGAAATCCGTGTTTTCGGCACCAGGAGATCATAGGAATGAGATCTAAAAACTCTCCGATACCACAGCTATTTCTTGTATGTAGGGAAAATAGAGGAAGGCAAATCCCATGTTTGGGCATGATTCCTAGAGTTTTCCAGCTTTGCTTTGCTGGAGAATTCTGGATACAACGTAGAGCTTTAGAAAATGGAGTCATAAATCATACAAGCGTAGGGCGTACATGTTTAGACAAACTTGCTGCTGTCAGTAATATTATAGATGGTACATACCTAAGACATGTAGATCAGGAAGATTGCCAGTTTCTAAAGCAGCAATCCAAATTTTTGCATGCATCGAAAAAAGATTTAAGTAGTGGAAAAGCTTATCCCCATTCAGATAGCTCATATTTAAAACATCAGATAGATATAGCTGTTGAGAAATTTCTCCATAGCCAAGAATCCCTTTAATGTTTGATTGAGGAGAGGCGTTTACAGAAAGAGCAGCTTTGAAAATGCGTTCACGGAATACATTTTCAGGAAGCGGTCCAAGGATTGTACCTACAGCAATATCACCAGAATTACCATCTTCTTCAAGTTGTACGGGAACCTGAGTAGCGCTAAAACGAATCAGACATGCTTGGTTTTTATCAGGAACCAAAGAGGTATTCAGTTTTGTTCCTAAAGACTCGAGAAGTTGTTCGAATTGATTTTGCATGATAATCCGTAAAAATTAAGACCAGGGATAAGGTTTGGGGAAGTCTGTAGATTTTGGGTAATCTTCGTTGTTAATATTCACAGCATCTAAAGCATTAGCCATCATTGTGCCTAATTGCTGACGCTTTTCTGCTGAAGCAAATAATCTTGGGGATGTCCCCCTTAAAGCAACAAAGAAGAGGTTGAGCATCCCTGTAACAGCTTCTGTATCGTCGCCAATAAGGTCACGGACACCGCGCTCCATTTTTGAAGCCGTAGGGAATTTATCATTGATTAACTTAAAGAAAGTATCGGCTACTTTATCAAATTTAAGATCCGGAACTGTTACCCCATCGGCTTTTAAAGATGCGGTAAGTGTTGGTAGCTTTGTCTCAAAGAAATGATAACCAGTAAGCACAGCTTGAAGGTTACGAGTTTCTGTCATCATCACCTGTAGTTTCGGAGCTGGAATTGAAGATCCTTCAGATTTTAAATCAGCAGCCATCCCCTTAAGTATGAAAGAGGAAACAGTGCCCATTTCTTCGTAACTATAACGTGACTGGAGAGATGTTAGTAATTGCTCACAAGAATGGAAATCAGACGTTACCTCAAGATAAAGAGCACGTAATCCTGGAGCAGAGGTATTTAATAAAGATGCATACTCTTGAGAGGCAAATAGAATATTTTTACCACCAACAACAGCTTGTCGATTTTGTTGCATGTGGTTTTGTTGTGCCCTGATTAAGGTGTCTTTTAAAGCTCCTTTAGAAGCTGGTGTTGTCTGGACTAAATAATCTAGGGCAACACTTTGAAGCGCAGGATCAGAGAACTTAGATTTTACAAGATCTAAAACATCTTCTTCGGAAGAACCATCATGCAAAGAATCTCGGATACTGCGTAAATCTTGACCTGAGATTTCAGCATTATTTTCTGTATACTTATCCGCAAGATCCGCGTCGGATTTATCTCCCGTGCTTTCAGACTTTTTCTCTGCTTGAGTCGCGCCTTTCCTTCTAGATTCTAGAGTTTGGAATTTTTCTTCTTTTTTCTTTGTACGTGTCGCAGCCTGAGGATTTGATAAATCCTGAGAATCCTTAATCATACTGATGTCGGATTGCTCTTGGCTAGCGATAACTTCTTGGGCATCAGCTTTCGCAGCTGCAGCTTGCACTTGCGCAACGTCAACAGCTTGTGAACCGCCTAAGCCACCAGCTCCTCCAGATGCAGCCATATATCCTCTTTAAGAATCGACAGATACTTATTAGAAAATCTGAATTCTTCCTAATGGCTGGATGCGAATCTCTGGGAGAATCTCTTGATAAGAAATCACAGCGATATCAGGGAATTCTGTCTCTATTAATTTCCTTACATATCGTCTTACGTCAATTGCTGTCAACAGCACAGGAGGCTGACCTCCAGGAGGTGTTGGCGTAATTGTATTTCTCATAGATTTTAAGATGAGATTTACAGAATCAGGATCCAAGGCAAGATAAGATCCCGCAGAAGTTTGCTTAATTGCTCCACGGATCATTTCTTCAATTTCTGGATCTAATAAATAGACAGAAATTGCAGATTGGCCCTGAGAAAATTTAAAGCTAATATAGAGTTTAAGAGAAGAACGTACGTATTCAGTAAGTAATACGGTATCTTTTTCTGTCTGAGCCCATTCACTTAATGATTCTAAAATCGTGCGC
The Chlamydia caviae GPIC genome window above contains:
- a CDS encoding menaquinone biosynthesis decarboxylase, whose protein sequence is MSSLRRLVSLLRSQNDLIDIFAPVDPYLELPEIHRRVIENQGPALLFHNVQGASFPVLTNLFGTQKRVDQIFSKVPKGLIPQVIHLLSSPPKLSQLWKHRNLLLRGLSLGLRKARFLKFPHKKMASVDLHQLPMLTSWPEDGGAFLTLPLVYTESPSSKIPNLGMYRMQRFDRDTLGLHFQIQKGGGMHFYEAEQKNENLPVTVFLSGNPFLILSAIAPLPENISELLLCTFLQGSKLHYKNDPDTPHPLLYDSEFILIGEGICNERRPEGPFGDHFGYYSLQHDFPAFKCRKIYHRKDAIYPATIVGKPYQEDFYLGNKLQEYLSPLFPMVMPGVRQLKSYGEAGFHALTGAVVKERYWKESLATSLRILGEGQLSLTKFLMITDHHVDLDNFPKLLETILSRIVPERDLIIFSETSNDTLDYTGPKLNKGSKAIFMGIGPAIRDLPHKYRGKSLPNITNMGTFCPGCLVLETTLQQVNIDALLNHPDLSSWPLVVLTENLNETLASSKDFLWKTFTRLAPATDLHVRFSNVAHHRPNYTFPILLNSLMKPHYPKEVEADETTIQKVSHRWNEYFPKY
- the rpmB gene encoding 50S ribosomal protein L28 translates to MSRKCPLTGKRPRRGNSYTIRGIAKKKKGIGLKVTGKTPRRFFPNMITKRLWSTEENKFLKLKISTSALRLIDKLGLEKVIARAKSKGL
- a CDS encoding 4-alpha-glucanotransferase, with amino-acid sequence MTPFSKALRCIQNSPAKQSWKTLGIMPKHGICLPLFSLHTRNSCGIGEFLDLIPMISWCRKHGFQIIQILPINDSGEDSSPYNSISSVALNPLYLSLASLPHAQSVAYANAKLRTMQQLSKLPYVHYPQVKAAKWEFLRDYYQYVVKIGALKDEDFEIFCEKEKYWLRPYTVFRSIKYHLKGAPVNNWPKAYTDIKNFTEFEKQFQDECSFFSYLQYLCFQQMSQVKAFADDNHVFLKGDLPILISKDSCDVWYYRQFFSSSGSAGAPPDIYNTEGQNWHLPIYNMHNLVQDNYTWWKARLRYAENFYSLYRLDHIVGLFRLWVWDTSGNGKFQPDDPKEYLPQGTDILTQILRASRMLPIGEDLGSVPTDVKETLVKLGICGTRIPRWERNWEGDGNFIPLGEYSPLSVTSLSTHDSDTLALWWRHAPKEAQKFAQFLGMFFTPVLAEEDQKHILTLSHKTSSIFHINLINDYLALCPDLVSNNLKYERINMPGTVSKNNWVYRIKPSVEEILTHDAFNANIADIFSKI
- a CDS encoding CesT family type III secretion system chaperone — its product is MQNQFEQLLESLGTKLNTSLVPDKNQACLIRFSATQVPVQLEEDGNSGDIAVGTILGPLPENVFRERIFKAALSVNASPQSNIKGILGYGEISQQLYLSDVLNMSYLNGDKLFHYLNLFSMHAKIWIAALETGNLPDLHVLGMYHL
- the sctW gene encoding type III secretion system gatekeeper subunit SctW; protein product: MAASGGAGGLGGSQAVDVAQVQAAAAKADAQEVIASQEQSDISMIKDSQDLSNPQAATRTKKKEEKFQTLESRRKGATQAEKKSESTGDKSDADLADKYTENNAEISGQDLRSIRDSLHDGSSEEDVLDLVKSKFSDPALQSVALDYLVQTTPASKGALKDTLIRAQQNHMQQNRQAVVGGKNILFASQEYASLLNTSAPGLRALYLEVTSDFHSCEQLLTSLQSRYSYEEMGTVSSFILKGMAADLKSEGSSIPAPKLQVMMTETRNLQAVLTGYHFFETKLPTLTASLKADGVTVPDLKFDKVADTFFKLINDKFPTASKMERGVRDLIGDDTEAVTGMLNLFFVALRGTSPRLFASAEKRQQLGTMMANALDAVNINNEDYPKSTDFPKPYPWS